The DNA region GAACCTTATCCCCGTTTACCGGGAGATATTCGCGGACCTTGAGACCCCCGTATCCGCGTTCCTTAAAATGGGGGACAACAAATACTCCTACCTTCTCGAATCGGTGGAGGGGGGGGAGAAATGGGGGCGATACACCTTTCTTGGCGGGGAACCGTCCATCATTTTCCGCTATGAAGGCGGACGAGTTTTAATCACTGAAAACGGAGTGGAGCGCTCCTTTGAACCAACCGGAGATCCGCTCGACGAGCTTCGCCGGGTGATGGCCCGCTACCGTCCGGCCCATGTCCCGGGTCTTTCCAGGTTCTCCGGCGGCGCGGTGGGATTTTTGTCGTACGACGCCGCCCGGTTTTTCGAGAAAATGCCGGAGACCGTGACGGATGACCTAAAAGTTCCCGACGCGGTGTTCACCGTGACCGGCACGATATTGATTTTCGACAACATCGCCAACACCATCAAGGTGGTCTCCAACGCATTCGTGGGGGAAGAAGGTGCGGAGGCGGCGTACGCCAAGGCGTGCGCGAAGATAGACTCCATGATCGAAAAGCTTAAGGCCCCCCTGCCGGACGTGAAGGTTGTGACCGGGGACGCCTCGGCCATATCGTTCGAGGGGGCGGCGGACAGGGCCGCGTATGAAAAGAACGTTGAGCGCTGCAAAAGCTATATCCGCGAGGGGGACATTTTCCAGGTGGTGCTGGCCCAAAGGCTCACCGCGCGCATCAAGGCTCCGGCCTTTCAGGTGTACAGGGCGTTGCGGGCCGTCAATCCATCGCCATACATGTACTACCTGAATTATGGGGATGTGAAAATAGTGGGCGCATCGCCCGAATCTTTGGTGCGCGTCGAAGACGGAGTGGTGGAGACCCGCCCGCTGGCAGGCACCCGCCCCAGGGGCCGCAACGAGGAAGAGGACAGGCTGCTGGAAAAAGAACTGCTGGCCGATGAAAAGGAGCGGGCGGAACACATTATGCTCGTGGACTTGGGGCGCAACGACATAGGGCGCGTGTCCACTGGCGGCGCCGTGAAGGTGGACGAGCTTATGGCGGTGGAGAAATATTCCCACGTGATGCACATAGTCTCCAACGTGAAGGGAAAGCTGCGGCCGGATATGGACGCGTATGACGCGCTTCGCGCCACGTTCCCGGCAGGCACGCTTTCCGGCGCGCCGAAAATCCGGGCG from Nitrospinota bacterium includes:
- the trpE gene encoding anthranilate synthase component I, producing MYSITRERFVELASEGNLIPVYREIFADLETPVSAFLKMGDNKYSYLLESVEGGEKWGRYTFLGGEPSIIFRYEGGRVLITENGVERSFEPTGDPLDELRRVMARYRPAHVPGLSRFSGGAVGFLSYDAARFFEKMPETVTDDLKVPDAVFTVTGTILIFDNIANTIKVVSNAFVGEEGAEAAYAKACAKIDSMIEKLKAPLPDVKVVTGDASAISFEGAADRAAYEKNVERCKSYIREGDIFQVVLAQRLTARIKAPAFQVYRALRAVNPSPYMYYLNYGDVKIVGASPESLVRVEDGVVETRPLAGTRPRGRNEEEDRLLEKELLADEKERAEHIMLVDLGRNDIGRVSTGGAVKVDELMAVEKYSHVMHIVSNVKGKLRPDMDAYDALRATFPAGTLSGAPKIRAMEIIEEMEGKRRGIYGGCVGYFAFSGNMDMAIAIRTLYMDGQTAYLGVGAGIVADSSPAMEYQETINKGKALIKAVKIAENGLEPL